CGGTGCCCGAGAAGTCCTTGAGCGAGCCGAGCAACCGGCCCATCGGGGTGCGGGCACCGGCCACCAGGACGGGGGTGCGTGCGTCGTCGGTCATCGATCTGTCCTCCAGCTTCGGCGAATACGATCCGCATCACGGTTTGGCACCAGCCTAGTCTTGGCCCATGACCGCCCTTCCCACGCATCTGTTCGAAGCGCTCGACCACGTCGGCATCGCGGTGACCGACCTCGATGAAGCGATCGCGTTCTACCGCGAAACGTACGGGATGACCCTCGCGCACGAGGAGACCAACCCCGAGCAGGGCGTCCGCGAGGCGATGATGACCGTAGGCGACCCCGAGCACCCGCACTCCCACATCCAGTTGCTCGCCCCGCTGTCCCCCGAGTCGAGCATCGGCAAGTTCCTCGACCGTTCCGGCCCCGGCATCCAGCAGATGGCCTACACCGTGAGCGACGTCGAGGCGGTCTCGCAAGCGTTGCGGGATAAGGGACTTCGGCTGCTCTACGACGAGCCGAGGCGCGGCACGGCCGGCTCGCGGATCAACTTCATCCACCCCAAGGACGCCGGCGGGGTGCTGGTGGAACTCGTCGAGCACGCGGCCGACACCGCCCACTGACGCGAGGCGGCCCCCGAAAGTTTGCACGACACGCGACGGATGTGCTCGATCGTGCGAACTTTCGCGGGGTCGAAACCGGCGGCGGGTGTCGGGCACGGTGGGGCACTGTAGGGGCCAATCGACACCGAACAGGACGAACACATGACCGATGGCACCGACCTCGCCGCCCGGGCCGAGGCCGACGACAACTCAGCGGGCGCCGTCCGGCCCCGCGTCGCGTTGGTCGACGACCTGCATGTGGTGCGCGCCGGATTCGCGGCCATCCACCCCCGGCTGGAGGTGGTTGCGACCTACCCGACCGTCGAGCAGTTCCTGCGGGATGCGCCCGAGGTCGACGCGGTGGTGTCCGATCTGAAGCTGGCCAACACCACCCATCCCGGTGTGCTGCAAGGACGCCGGGCGATCCGGGCGCTGGCCGACGAGGGTCTGAGGGTGTGCATCTACACCGAGGAGAGCCGTCCGTTCGTGCTCGCGCAATGCCTGCGCGCCGGCGCCAGCGGCATCACCCACAAGTACGACGACCCCGAGGTCACCACCGACGCGATCACCCGCGTCGCCGCCGGGCAGTTCGTCATCACTCCCGGACTGGTCGGCGTCGCGGAGGTGCTGCAACGCCACGGACAACTGCCGGAGGTCACCGACAAGCAGTTGGAGGTGTTGCGCGAGCGCGCCCGTGGGCTGTCGTGGCAGCAGATCGCCGGCAAGCACTACATCACGGTCGCGTCGGCGCGCAATCGGATGGACGCGGTCACCGAGAAGTTCGCCGGTTACCTGCGCAACGCCAGCCCGGCCGACATCGAGCGTGAGTTCGGGTTGCGTCCGGGAGACCTGCTGGACGAGTGACCCGCGGCGCGTGAGTCGAGACCGGGTGACCGGCTCAGCGCCACGACCCGCGGGGCGGACGCCGGTCGCGCGCCGCCCAGCATTGGGTGTGCCAATGTCGTCGGTCGGTCAGGTCGCCCAGTCCTTCGGCCGGCCACACGACGACGTGCGCGATCGCGCTGGACAACTGCTGCTGGCAGCCCGGACAGACGTACTGGCGGCCGGCGTCGTTCCCGCGCACCGACCGCACGTTCCACCGCTGCCCCTGATAGGAGTCGACGCGCAGGCCGACATCGAGCAACCGCGACAGGTCGGCCCGCTCGGGCCGATCCCGTCGGTGGTTGCGCCGCGGCATCTCAGCCCAGCTGCTCTGCGGCGTTGGCGTCGTCGAACCACGGCGACGGCCACACCGCCGGCTGCCGGGTCTCGTCGTAGAGCTCGGCCAGCCCGCCCGCGACGTACTCCGGACCCAGCTGGGCGATGTAGGCGAAAGGTCCCTGCGGGTATCCGCAGCCGGCGGTCATCGCGGTGTCGATGTCGTCGACGCTCGCGTAACCCGACTCGACCATGTTGGCCGCGTCGTTGAGGTGCTGCAGCAGCAACGCGTCGACGAGCAGCCCGGCGCGGGCGCGCACCCGTGCCGAACGGATACCGGCGTTGGCCAGGGTCGCCGCCACGAGTTCCTCGGCGGTGTCGGAGCCTTCGGGATCGCGCACGATCTCGGCGAACCGGCCCGCCTTCGTCGCGGCGTGCAGGCGCAGCGCGACGACCGGCGCGCCGTCTGCCAGTTCGTTGCCGATCTCGACGTAGGCGTTCGGGTCGAGGATGGCGACCGGCACCGACGGCGCCAAGGTGGCGAGCAGCTCACCGCGCCAGGCGTTCTCCTGCGTGCGGCGCTCGACGTCGGCATCGTCGTCGAAGTCGTCGGCGTCGTCGGCGGCGATCGCCCACAGCACCAGCTCGGTGTCGGCGAGCGACCCCTCCTGCGGGGAGTCGAACAAGGTCGTCGCGATGCCGGCCTCACTCAGAGTGGCGGCGAGCGCGCGGCCCTCGTCGGTGTCGGTGAACACCGCGACCTTCGTCGCGAACGTGGCGGCGTCACGGTCGGCCGGCGCCTCGGCCTCGGAGCCGTAGTCGTAGAAACCGCGACCGGTCTTGCGGCCCAGGCGACCGGCGGCGACCATCTGCTGCAGCAGCGCGGGCGGCGCCGACGACGGCTCCTTGGTCGCCTCGTACATCACGTCGCACACCTCCTTGACCACGTCGAGGCCGATGAGGTCGGAGAGGGTCAGCGGGCCCATCGGGAATCCGATGCCCATGCGCGCCGCGTCGTCGAGGTCTTCGCGCGACACGTGACCGGTCTCGTAGATGCGGATGGCGCGGGCCAGGTAGGTGATCAACAGCGCGTTGGCGACGAAGCCCGCACGGTCGCCGACGACCACCGGCTTCTTGCCCAGCTCGACCGCGAGGGAGCGAATCGTCTCGACCAACGCGTCGTCGGTGAACAGCGTCGTGATGACCTCGACGAGCGCCAGCACCGGCGCGGGGTTGAAGAAGTGCATGCCGATGACCCGCTCGGGGTGGCGGGTGGCGGCGGCGATCTGCGTCACCGACAGGCTCGAGGTGTTGGTGGCGAGCACACAGTCGTCGCGCACGATGAGGTCGAGCTTGGTGAAGATCGACGTCTTGATCTCCAGCCGCTCGGGCACCGCCTCGATC
This genomic stretch from Calidifontibacter indicus harbors:
- the mce gene encoding methylmalonyl-CoA epimerase; translation: MTALPTHLFEALDHVGIAVTDLDEAIAFYRETYGMTLAHEETNPEQGVREAMMTVGDPEHPHSHIQLLAPLSPESSIGKFLDRSGPGIQQMAYTVSDVEAVSQALRDKGLRLLYDEPRRGTAGSRINFIHPKDAGGVLVELVEHAADTAH
- a CDS encoding response regulator transcription factor; this translates as MTDGTDLAARAEADDNSAGAVRPRVALVDDLHVVRAGFAAIHPRLEVVATYPTVEQFLRDAPEVDAVVSDLKLANTTHPGVLQGRRAIRALADEGLRVCIYTEESRPFVLAQCLRAGASGITHKYDDPEVTTDAITRVAAGQFVITPGLVGVAEVLQRHGQLPEVTDKQLEVLRERARGLSWQQIAGKHYITVASARNRMDAVTEKFAGYLRNASPADIEREFGLRPGDLLDE
- a CDS encoding 3-hydroxyacyl-CoA dehydrogenase, with the translated sequence MTSEIKSVGVIGLGTMGAGIVEVFLKAGIPVVAVDGSTELAERGKGFLVASLDRQVKRGRLDEAGRDALVGQATFTDQLDDLHDVDLVIEAVPERLEIKTSIFTKLDLIVRDDCVLATNTSSLSVTQIAAATRHPERVIGMHFFNPAPVLALVEVITTLFTDDALVETIRSLAVELGKKPVVVGDRAGFVANALLITYLARAIRIYETGHVSREDLDDAARMGIGFPMGPLTLSDLIGLDVVKEVCDVMYEATKEPSSAPPALLQQMVAAGRLGRKTGRGFYDYGSEAEAPADRDAATFATKVAVFTDTDEGRALAATLSEAGIATTLFDSPQEGSLADTELVLWAIAADDADDFDDDADVERRTQENAWRGELLATLAPSVPVAILDPNAYVEIGNELADGAPVVALRLHAATKAGRFAEIVRDPEGSDTAEELVAATLANAGIRSARVRARAGLLVDALLLQHLNDAANMVESGYASVDDIDTAMTAGCGYPQGPFAYIAQLGPEYVAGGLAELYDETRQPAVWPSPWFDDANAAEQLG